The DNA region CCCGGCGGAGGCCGCCCGGGTCTTTGACAGGTTCTGGCGGGCCGATCCCGCCCGCGCGCGGACCACGGGCGGCAGCGGCCTGGGACTGTCCATTGCCATGGAGGACACCAAGCTCCACAATGGTTGGCTGCAGGCCTGGGGCAAGAAGGGCACCGGAGCTAACTTCCGGCTCACCGTGCCCCTGCGGCAGGGGGAAGAGATCGACAGGTCGCCGGTGCAACTCGAACCGGAGGACATACTCCTGCCGGAGGTGCAGGCGGGCAGGAACATGCTGGTCATGGACCCCGGCCCCGCGCCTGTGCCACAGGCTCCGGAAAGTGTGCGGGTACCGGACGATGCACAGGGAGACGGCGACGCGGCGGCGGCACCGCGGTCCGGCGTGACCGCGGTGCCGAAGGAGACGCCATGACAGGAAAGAACCTTGGGAAGCGGCACCATGCTGCCGTGTTGCTGATGATGCTTGTCCTCCTGCTGGCCTCGTGCGCCCGCATACCCACCGCTGGCCCGGTAGGGAAAAGCAGTGAGGGAAGCGCCGGAAACCTCACCGCCCCAGTGTTCCTTCCAGCCGCGCCCCAGGCCGGCGCTGCGCCGGAGACCATCATCGAGGATTTCTACCGGGCCGGGAGCGGCTATGAGGATGACTACGCGGTTGCCCGCGAATATCTCACGCAGGCGTCCTCTGTGGCGTGGAAGCCGGACCAGCGCGCCTTGGTGTACCGCGAAGCACGGGTGGTCAGCACCGGCGTCGAAAATGTGTACAACTACGAACTGGACGTTGCCTACACGGTTGACGCGGACGGCATCGCAACCCAGACGCCGGAGGGTACCAAGGAGAACATCCCGGCCACAGTCACCCAGGTTGACGGTGAATGGCGGATCTCCGCCATTCCGGACGGGACGGCTATCCCTGAGGAAACCTTCAAGGTGATTTACGGTGCCTATCCGATCTACTTTTACGATCCCAGCTTCACCTACGCCGTTCCGGACGTCCGCTGGTTCATTAAGAACAAGACGGTCAAGGCTATGACCAGTGCTCTGCTCGCCGGCCCGGCCCCGTACCTTCGGGGAGCAGTGGTGACCGCGTTTCCGTCCGGAATCAAACTGGCCCGTGAATCGGTGCCGGTGGTGTCAGGTGCTGCGCAGGTGGACCTCACAGCCAAGGAACTCACCGAAGCATCCACCGAGGACCGGCTTCGGATGCAGACGCAGCTTGCACTTACCTTCCGCAGCCAGCCTGATGTGGTCAATGTCGAGCTACGGGCCAACCAGGACCTTGTGCGGGTGGAAGACAACGGCTCGGTGCTGCCCCCGGT from Arthrobacter pascens includes:
- a CDS encoding LpqB family beta-propeller domain-containing protein, coding for MTGKNLGKRHHAAVLLMMLVLLLASCARIPTAGPVGKSSEGSAGNLTAPVFLPAAPQAGAAPETIIEDFYRAGSGYEDDYAVAREYLTQASSVAWKPDQRALVYREARVVSTGVENVYNYELDVAYTVDADGIATQTPEGTKENIPATVTQVDGEWRISAIPDGTAIPEETFKVIYGAYPIYFYDPSFTYAVPDVRWFIKNKTVKAMTSALLAGPAPYLRGAVVTAFPSGIKLARESVPVVSGAAQVDLTAKELTEASTEDRLRMQTQLALTFRSQPDVVNVELRANQDLVRVEDNGSVLPPVQDKSVPARQIAVSGNELVRYENNRVSPLPDMQTVSALGPRFPAESPVSQTVAFLNESRTMLYSMVPGQPARALTTRSTLTHPSFSLQDWVWTAGPGPTGGTEIVAYRPAGVAEGAAVPTVTLAPSWLAGRTIKDLRVSREGVRALVISEQNGKTRVQVAGIIRAADGTPRELTPPITLETGSEPDQGVWVTDTTVAVMKGSAAANVTPELLSLTSGQPQQLAPWPGLVGLSAGNGTEEIYAQSAEGIFQRLGNGWSPQLKGPIDLSFPG